In Lacibacter sp. H375, one DNA window encodes the following:
- a CDS encoding glycoside hydrolase family 16 protein: MKPLSRLFLFLIALCLQAQICAAQSRRNKLVDKQTPKKVIPFIKNDSISGRDLQKAWKLDFSDEFNDTEIDTTKWNIETSIKKRIDITLFADKDQLEEKNGNIYIYYRKSGINDTAYNAGRFTSQNKYTPTYGFFECRMHVVKPNGHQTAFWMMPSLRKGMSSKEGVDGTANDGAEIDIVEATKEHAFSLGLHWDGYEKPAHKSNGRLIKAPNMHDTEFHVYGFEWTPSYLKFYFDGEVVATMTDAKLIPHVAEFIYVSGSCFGANNWVDGDIRKNEFIQNGNTDKAYIDYIRVYKSRNQ, encoded by the coding sequence ATGAAACCACTTTCACGCCTGTTCCTGTTCCTGATTGCTCTTTGCCTGCAGGCGCAAATTTGTGCGGCTCAATCACGACGAAATAAACTGGTTGATAAACAAACACCGAAAAAGGTAATCCCTTTTATAAAGAATGATTCCATTTCTGGCAGGGATTTGCAAAAAGCATGGAAGCTTGATTTTTCGGATGAATTTAATGACACTGAAATTGATACAACGAAATGGAATATTGAAACTTCCATCAAAAAGAGAATTGATATTACACTCTTTGCAGATAAAGATCAACTGGAGGAAAAAAACGGAAACATCTATATCTATTACCGGAAATCGGGTATCAATGACACTGCCTACAACGCCGGTAGATTTACATCACAAAACAAATACACCCCTACCTATGGTTTTTTTGAATGCCGCATGCATGTAGTAAAACCCAATGGTCATCAAACAGCATTTTGGATGATGCCTTCTTTAAGAAAAGGAATGAGTTCAAAAGAAGGAGTTGATGGCACAGCAAATGATGGCGCTGAAATTGATATTGTGGAGGCAACGAAAGAACATGCATTTTCGTTAGGCCTGCACTGGGATGGTTATGAAAAGCCTGCACATAAATCTAACGGAAGACTGATCAAGGCGCCAAACATGCATGATACGGAATTTCATGTGTATGGTTTTGAATGGACACCTTCATACTTGAAATTCTATTTTGACGGTGAAGTAGTAGCAACCATGACTGACGCCAAACTGATTCCGCATGTAGCTGAGTTCATTTATGTATCGGGAAGTTGTTTTGGTGCAAATAACTGGGTAGATGGAGACATACGAAAAAATGAGTTTATTCAAAATGGAAATACAGACAAAGCGTATATCGATTATATAAGGGTGTACAAAAGCAGGAATCAATAG
- a CDS encoding sulfatase-like hydrolase/transferase yields the protein MNKRRIQTGVIGLSACMLIVTAWAFTKKSKQEITINQDRPNVIIILTDDQGYADVGFNGCKDIPTPNIDRIAKNGVVFTNGYVSYAVCAPSRAGLITGRYQDRFGYSRNPLYKPFDPTIGLPLTEQTLPELLKQNGYNTMGIGKWHLGVHEKFRPWNRGFNEFFGFLGGGHRYFPEEYNITNQDSAKNEGESYRTKLIRKETVIEEKEYLTDALSREAVSFIERNKQQPFFLYLAYNAPHSPLQATPKYLSRFDHIKNPKRKTYAAMVSAVDDGVGAVLDKLQQLNLSENTIVIFLSDNGGPETDNGSDNGPLRAGKSSLFEGGIRVPFAMQWPKQIKANTKYEQPVISLDIFATVAANIGKISAPKNELDGANLLPYIKGATKGSPHEYLFWRQFDQKSYAVLHQSGFKQVILKDSSFNLYNLKTDIEEKVNIDDKKMMSVFDQQRKKWEANTIAPLFYGLNQEQLYERQKKSQEKKN from the coding sequence TTGAACAAAAGAAGAATTCAAACCGGAGTTATTGGTCTGTCCGCATGCATGCTGATTGTAACTGCATGGGCGTTTACAAAAAAATCAAAACAGGAAATTACAATCAACCAGGACAGGCCCAATGTCATTATCATTCTTACCGATGATCAGGGTTATGCTGATGTTGGTTTTAATGGTTGTAAAGATATTCCAACACCAAACATCGATCGTATTGCAAAAAACGGTGTTGTGTTTACAAATGGTTATGTAAGTTATGCAGTATGTGCGCCAAGCCGTGCAGGTTTAATTACAGGCCGCTACCAGGATCGTTTTGGTTACAGCCGTAATCCGTTGTATAAACCATTTGATCCAACTATTGGTCTTCCTTTAACTGAACAAACATTACCGGAGCTGTTAAAGCAAAACGGTTACAATACAATGGGTATTGGTAAATGGCATTTAGGTGTGCATGAGAAATTCCGTCCATGGAACAGAGGCTTCAATGAGTTTTTTGGATTTCTTGGAGGAGGGCATCGTTATTTCCCGGAAGAATATAATATCACAAATCAGGATAGTGCAAAAAACGAAGGAGAAAGTTATCGCACCAAACTCATCCGTAAAGAAACCGTGATAGAAGAGAAAGAATATTTAACAGATGCACTGTCAAGAGAAGCTGTTTCATTTATTGAACGAAACAAGCAGCAACCATTCTTCCTCTACCTCGCTTATAATGCACCGCATTCGCCTTTGCAGGCCACTCCAAAATATTTGAGTCGCTTTGATCATATAAAAAATCCGAAGCGTAAAACCTATGCAGCAATGGTAAGTGCAGTAGATGATGGTGTTGGTGCAGTGTTGGACAAGTTGCAACAATTGAATCTTAGTGAAAATACCATTGTTATTTTTCTTTCAGACAATGGCGGACCTGAAACAGATAATGGCAGCGATAATGGCCCGTTACGTGCAGGTAAGAGTTCTCTGTTTGAGGGCGGGATACGGGTTCCGTTTGCCATGCAATGGCCCAAACAGATAAAAGCAAACACGAAATATGAGCAACCGGTTATTTCGTTAGACATTTTTGCTACAGTAGCAGCCAATATTGGCAAAATATCTGCACCGAAAAATGAATTGGATGGTGCAAACCTCTTGCCTTATATCAAAGGAGCAACAAAAGGTTCACCACATGAGTATCTGTTTTGGCGACAATTTGATCAAAAGAGCTATGCGGTACTTCATCAATCCGGGTTCAAACAGGTAATTCTGAAAGATTCCAGTTTCAATTTGTATAATCTGAAAACTGACATTGAAGAAAAAGTCAATATCGACGATAAGAAAATGATGAGTGTCTTCGATCAGCAGCGAAAAAAATGGGAAGCCAATACCATTGCACCACTTTTTTATGGCTTGAACCAGGAACAGCTTTACGAACGGCAAAAGAAATCACAAGAGAAAAAGAATTAA
- a CDS encoding sialate O-acetylesterase: MSKYFLLAASIFIASLSFSQTRLPAMFSDNMVLQQQQLVSVWGIDKPNTKISVKGSWGNNSTATTDATGHWKLKLQTPKAGGPYTLEVKGSKTVTLKNVLIGEVWFCSGQSNMEMPLKGYMNQPVIGSNETILNSANDKIHFINTPHGSSLTALYDLKTEWNVASPATAGSSSAAAYFFAKKLHAVLGVPIGVIHCSWGGSKIESWMDEESLAGFKNNKVPDTLPAREPQIIPTLMYNSLLHPYIGYTIKGVIWYQGESNRVNADEYLGLFTSMIKLWRTKWQQGDFPFYYVQIAPHETRNLNAAYLREAQFQTMLSVPNTGMAVTMDIGEPNLIHPSQKEQVGNRLAYWALVKDYHIAGISCSGPVFKKAEKTEDSKMILAFDYAEMGLTGFGKPLTDFEIAGEDKIFFPAQVKIVNDKRGNLLVWNDDIKKPVAVRYAFKSWVQGSLFNTQGLPASSFRTDNW; this comes from the coding sequence ATGTCAAAATATTTCTTACTAGCGGCTTCTATTTTCATTGCGAGTCTTTCGTTTTCTCAAACCCGCCTGCCTGCAATGTTTAGTGATAACATGGTATTGCAGCAGCAGCAATTGGTTTCCGTTTGGGGAATCGACAAACCCAATACAAAAATATCTGTGAAGGGAAGTTGGGGAAATAATTCAACAGCAACAACCGATGCCACCGGTCATTGGAAACTAAAATTACAAACGCCAAAAGCGGGTGGCCCTTATACGTTAGAGGTTAAAGGAAGTAAAACAGTAACCTTGAAAAATGTATTGATCGGTGAAGTGTGGTTCTGCTCAGGCCAATCAAATATGGAGATGCCCTTAAAAGGTTATATGAATCAGCCTGTCATTGGCAGCAATGAAACTATCTTGAATTCAGCCAACGATAAAATACATTTTATCAATACGCCCCATGGTTCCAGTTTAACAGCGCTGTACGATTTAAAGACGGAGTGGAATGTTGCCTCACCAGCTACTGCAGGCAGCAGCAGTGCCGCTGCATATTTTTTTGCTAAAAAATTGCATGCTGTTTTGGGTGTACCTATTGGCGTGATTCACTGCTCATGGGGTGGTTCTAAAATTGAAAGCTGGATGGATGAAGAAAGCTTAGCCGGATTTAAAAATAATAAAGTGCCTGATACATTGCCAGCAAGAGAGCCGCAAATTATACCTACGCTTATGTATAATTCATTATTGCATCCATATATTGGCTATACCATTAAGGGTGTTATATGGTATCAGGGTGAATCAAACAGAGTGAATGCTGATGAATATCTTGGATTATTTACTTCAATGATCAAGCTATGGCGCACTAAATGGCAACAAGGTGATTTTCCTTTTTATTATGTGCAAATAGCGCCACATGAAACAAGAAATCTGAATGCTGCTTATTTGCGTGAAGCACAGTTTCAAACAATGCTCTCGGTACCAAATACAGGTATGGCTGTTACAATGGATATTGGAGAACCCAACTTAATACATCCGTCACAAAAAGAACAGGTTGGCAACAGGCTCGCTTACTGGGCACTTGTAAAAGATTATCATATTGCCGGTATTTCATGCAGCGGGCCGGTATTTAAAAAAGCAGAAAAAACAGAAGATAGTAAGATGATACTCGCTTTTGACTATGCTGAAATGGGTTTAACAGGTTTTGGAAAACCTCTTACTGATTTTGAGATAGCAGGCGAAGACAAAATATTTTTTCCTGCACAGGTAAAAATTGTAAATGATAAAAGAGGTAACTTATTGGTATGGAATGATGACATTAAAAAACCCGTAGCAGTTCGCTATGCATTTAAAAGCTGGGTACAGGGCAGCTTGTTTAATACCCAGGGATTGCCTGCATCTTCTTTCAGAACAGATAATTGGTGA
- a CDS encoding right-handed parallel beta-helix repeat-containing protein has protein sequence MKIKKILSLTFLVCFSFSLKATNYYINSVVGNDANKGTSSTHSWKTVSPVKLIQLTAGDSILFATGQKFTGMLALINIKGDAQHPVVVTSYLYKGNKSKPVLDAGEELNALLIQNSSFIHVSGIEFTGILPYQKSTTANKTEMRCGILVEVTKDEAFENIKLSGVIVHDVYYNPKGFTRSAAEIKTANGTQSYGWGIRVINNTKAGRLMNMKILKSEVFNVSHTGVKATGNINSIQQLEIAECNVHQTGGPGMQFSGVTDGHIHHNKIDHSGSTADSRNWGRGSGLWTWSCSNILIEHNRFENANGPGDSAGVHIDYNCSDVIVQYNVSANNAGGFCEILGNNYNCAYRYNISVNDGYRVKGMNGAFQEGKIFWLSGYQGDQKKNAGPYNSYFYNNTIYVAANIIPKIAVSSSADGVLIANNIFYFETAAQMVAGDQKKKEVDVDGVPNVVFTNNLFLRPDNWPSEIPLQDATPIIGDPLFKNKGGVLVNDYLPGNKNLILNKSITVQPIPKDTIGIRIGLQVEHDILGNPIQGKPDIGAIELSENKKK, from the coding sequence ATGAAAATCAAAAAGATATTATCCTTAACATTTCTTGTCTGTTTTAGTTTTTCTTTAAAAGCTACAAATTATTATATCAACTCAGTAGTTGGAAATGATGCAAATAAAGGAACAAGCTCAACTCATTCCTGGAAAACCGTTTCGCCGGTAAAGTTGATTCAATTAACCGCCGGCGATTCTATTCTTTTTGCGACAGGGCAAAAATTCACAGGGATGTTGGCGCTCATCAATATTAAAGGTGATGCGCAACATCCTGTGGTGGTAACAAGCTACCTGTATAAAGGAAATAAATCAAAACCTGTTTTAGATGCAGGTGAAGAATTAAATGCATTGTTGATCCAGAATTCTTCATTCATACATGTAAGTGGAATTGAATTTACAGGCATATTACCTTATCAAAAAAGTACCACAGCTAACAAAACTGAAATGCGTTGCGGCATTCTTGTTGAAGTAACGAAAGATGAAGCATTTGAAAATATTAAGTTGAGCGGGGTAATAGTTCATGATGTGTATTACAATCCTAAAGGGTTTACACGTTCAGCTGCTGAAATTAAAACAGCAAATGGTACGCAGAGTTATGGTTGGGGAATCCGTGTCATTAATAATACAAAGGCAGGGCGATTAATGAATATGAAGATTTTAAAATCTGAAGTATTCAACGTCAGTCATACAGGAGTGAAAGCTACCGGCAACATTAACAGCATTCAACAATTGGAAATTGCTGAATGTAACGTTCACCAAACTGGTGGTCCGGGTATGCAGTTTTCGGGAGTTACAGACGGACATATTCATCATAACAAAATTGATCATTCAGGTTCAACGGCAGATAGCAGAAACTGGGGTCGTGGCAGTGGTTTGTGGACATGGAGTTGCAGCAACATCCTCATTGAACACAATCGCTTTGAAAATGCAAACGGCCCCGGCGATTCTGCAGGTGTACATATTGATTACAATTGCAGTGATGTAATAGTTCAGTATAATGTAAGTGCAAATAATGCCGGCGGTTTCTGCGAAATTTTAGGTAACAACTACAATTGTGCATACCGTTATAACATCAGCGTCAATGATGGTTATAGAGTAAAAGGAATGAATGGTGCTTTTCAGGAAGGGAAAATTTTCTGGCTAAGCGGTTACCAGGGCGATCAAAAGAAAAATGCAGGCCCGTACAACAGCTACTTTTACAACAATACCATTTATGTTGCAGCCAATATTATTCCAAAGATAGCAGTGAGCAGCAGTGCTGATGGAGTACTTATTGCAAACAACATCTTTTACTTTGAAACGGCTGCTCAAATGGTGGCAGGTGATCAGAAGAAAAAAGAAGTGGATGTTGACGGTGTACCGAATGTTGTATTTACCAATAATCTTTTTTTACGTCCCGATAATTGGCCTTCGGAAATTCCATTACAAGATGCAACACCAATCATTGGCGATCCTTTGTTTAAAAACAAAGGTGGGGTATTAGTAAATGATTATTTGCCTGGAAATAAGAATCTGATTTTGAACAAGAGTATCACCGTTCAACCAATTCCAAAAGATACAATTGGTATTCGAATAGGGTTGCAAGTTGAGCATGATATTTTAGGTAATCCTATTCAGGGAAAACCAGACATAGGCGCAATTGAATTGAGTGAGAATAAAAAGAAATAA
- a CDS encoding hybrid sensor histidine kinase/response regulator transcription factor, producing the protein MPSSTNKYACLLLFIAVTFAGYTQQANSFISITDELVNNEVTSIIQDKNGFIWLGTRGGLQRFDGYEMKLLKNDFGKGGNLLSQSIEVLQSGKQNNIWIGTKSGGLSEYNLNSGKIANYPNNNANSAGFNADYILSILDTDSEKLLIGTWKGFQYLNKKTGEFKIVNSVWKTFDIQPDGNAGYWLATNSGLKHINQNLVNDVSYNFGINGVNITSIVNDKSNSCLWLGSWNEGLFQFNLTTKEFKNYRHQQNNAASISSNNTYRILLDSKGTLWVGTWGGGLNRFDRNTNSFEKISLNVPGIYTNDNQIILTMQEDPSGLLWIGTDGTGVFKFDLKQKKFSNIGYENKLNSLLGSTHVLSVYVDPFNKLWLGTKGGGIQYSTDWKTFTQFNIEDSETGNPSGLPYVSRSFLQEGDYLWVGTNKGLIRILNKGQKPSAYDVFEPGFGGDAGFISARKATQIIKDSSGRIWIGTQENGLSYIAGFDKKNQPIFKNYMPAYGVKGALQNERVSCLLVDSKKRLWIGTYKGLHLYQPLTDQFQVFTQTDEYENSISNNTILCLAEDKFGNIWAGTQYGLNKISGYDGSKLNVTGFTTKEGLPSDYIHAVIPDKEGNIWASTNKGIVRFNQSTKSFAVFDKRDGVQSIVFSENASCKDASGRLFFGGLEGLTYFFPDSIKINQFYPPIYFTNLTVNNIPYEFGTGKGDSSILNKPFYKTETITLNHKENIFSIEFAALDYHAPDKNEYMYKLEGFNEDWVYAGNKRLVSFTNLKPGTYQLKVKATNSDKTWNPTPHELTIKILPPPWKTWWAYSIYVTVFIFLLWLTRYLGLRQVALKNQLTLSKLERQQENKLADFKERLFTNISHEFRTPLTLILGPLDDLLQRKKFETQVEKSLRLIQKQSKRMLRMVNQLLDFQKAEAGSLKLSLQPGEIVSFCHDIFILFNDEASRRNIDYTFHSQEKYLSFTFDHNKLEIIIFNILSNAFKFTPVGGQIIFYVKKNADKSCEISIRDNGRGIPANEIEKIFDRFYRGRSEDATTISGTGIGLSFVKELTELHGGTIVAESDGTHGSLFTVKLPQSNVTESLLNISAEPLNHTSQNIETTLNSVIMPEENDQISQEHDLPIILVVEDESDMLQYIYEILSPSFKVVTATNGREGIEKAFETIPDLIVSDVMMPEVDGIELCKKLKSDKDTSHIPIILLTALSDLAHHVQGIREGADVYLPKPFNSQLLLVHIHNLINSRNTLKEFYAKRIFLGTGNFEIKTFEEEFLVKLMKLVEENISNSNFNNDDLATLMFMSRSTFYRKLKAVTGMSGNEFIRTARLNYAAKLLESGNYSVTEAAYEAGFNDIKYFRKRFQEQFTVSPSEYKK; encoded by the coding sequence TTGCCTTCCTCCACTAATAAATACGCTTGCCTGCTGCTTTTCATTGCTGTAACGTTTGCCGGTTACACGCAACAAGCCAATTCCTTTATCAGTATTACAGATGAACTGGTGAACAATGAAGTTACCTCCATCATTCAGGATAAAAATGGGTTTATCTGGCTTGGTACAAGAGGCGGATTGCAACGTTTTGATGGTTATGAAATGAAATTGCTCAAGAATGATTTCGGGAAAGGTGGTAACCTGTTAAGTCAATCAATTGAAGTATTGCAGAGTGGAAAGCAGAATAATATCTGGATCGGCACAAAGTCGGGCGGACTGAGTGAGTACAATCTCAACAGCGGAAAAATAGCAAACTATCCAAACAACAATGCTAACAGCGCAGGATTTAATGCCGATTACATTCTTTCCATATTAGATACAGATAGTGAAAAGTTATTGATCGGCACCTGGAAAGGTTTTCAATACCTCAACAAGAAAACCGGTGAATTCAAAATTGTTAATAGTGTTTGGAAGACATTCGATATTCAGCCGGATGGTAATGCAGGTTACTGGCTGGCCACCAACAGCGGGCTGAAGCATATTAATCAGAATCTGGTCAACGATGTCTCTTACAACTTCGGAATTAACGGCGTTAACATTACGTCAATCGTAAACGATAAATCCAATAGTTGTCTGTGGCTTGGTAGCTGGAACGAAGGCTTGTTTCAATTTAATCTCACAACAAAAGAGTTTAAGAATTACCGGCATCAACAAAATAACGCCGCTTCAATAAGTTCAAACAACACCTATCGTATTTTGCTCGATTCGAAAGGTACATTATGGGTTGGAACATGGGGTGGGGGCTTAAACCGCTTTGACCGCAACACAAACAGCTTTGAAAAAATCAGCTTAAATGTTCCGGGTATTTATACCAACGACAACCAGATTATTTTAACCATGCAGGAAGATCCATCCGGTTTGTTATGGATTGGAACTGACGGTACCGGTGTTTTTAAATTTGATCTGAAACAAAAAAAGTTTTCGAACATTGGCTATGAAAATAAATTGAATTCATTATTGGGAAGTACGCATGTGCTTTCGGTGTATGTAGATCCGTTCAATAAACTTTGGTTGGGAACAAAAGGTGGTGGTATACAATATTCAACAGATTGGAAGACATTTACTCAATTTAATATTGAAGACTCTGAAACAGGTAACCCTTCGGGGCTGCCCTATGTCAGCCGTTCTTTTTTGCAGGAGGGTGATTACTTGTGGGTTGGTACAAATAAAGGATTGATACGTATCCTGAATAAAGGACAAAAGCCATCAGCATATGATGTTTTTGAACCAGGGTTTGGGGGGGATGCCGGTTTCATCAGCGCAAGAAAGGCAACTCAAATTATAAAAGATTCTTCTGGTAGAATTTGGATTGGAACTCAGGAAAACGGGCTCAGCTATATTGCCGGTTTCGATAAAAAAAATCAACCAATATTTAAAAACTATATGCCGGCATATGGAGTAAAGGGCGCTTTGCAAAATGAACGGGTAAGTTGTTTATTGGTTGATTCGAAAAAACGATTATGGATAGGAACATATAAGGGACTCCATTTGTATCAACCATTAACGGATCAGTTCCAGGTATTTACTCAAACAGATGAATATGAAAACTCCATCAGCAACAATACTATTCTTTGTTTGGCCGAAGATAAATTTGGAAACATCTGGGCGGGCACGCAATATGGCTTGAACAAAATTTCCGGTTATGATGGCAGTAAATTAAATGTAACGGGTTTTACAACCAAGGAAGGACTTCCCAGCGATTATATACATGCTGTTATTCCGGATAAAGAAGGAAACATTTGGGCAAGCACAAACAAAGGCATCGTTCGATTTAATCAATCAACAAAATCATTTGCTGTTTTTGACAAGCGTGATGGTGTTCAGTCAATCGTTTTTTCTGAAAACGCATCCTGTAAAGATGCAAGCGGTCGTCTCTTCTTTGGTGGGTTGGAAGGCCTGACTTATTTTTTTCCTGACAGTATCAAGATCAATCAATTTTATCCGCCGATTTATTTTACCAACTTAACGGTGAATAATATTCCGTACGAATTTGGTACTGGAAAAGGAGATAGCTCTATTCTGAATAAACCATTCTACAAAACAGAAACCATAACACTCAATCATAAAGAAAACATCTTCTCTATTGAATTTGCTGCGCTGGATTACCATGCACCGGATAAAAACGAGTACATGTATAAGCTGGAAGGCTTTAATGAAGATTGGGTATATGCCGGCAATAAGCGCCTTGTTTCATTTACGAATTTGAAGCCAGGTACTTACCAGTTAAAAGTAAAAGCAACAAACAGTGATAAAACATGGAACCCGACTCCGCATGAATTAACGATAAAAATTCTGCCTCCACCATGGAAAACATGGTGGGCATACAGCATCTATGTAACTGTTTTTATTTTTCTTCTTTGGTTAACACGGTATCTCGGGTTGCGACAGGTTGCACTAAAGAACCAATTAACACTCAGTAAGCTTGAACGGCAGCAGGAAAATAAACTAGCCGATTTTAAAGAGCGGTTATTTACAAATATCTCGCATGAGTTTCGAACACCGCTAACGCTCATCCTTGGCCCTCTCGATGATCTGTTGCAACGGAAAAAGTTTGAAACGCAAGTTGAAAAGAGCCTGCGTCTGATTCAGAAGCAATCGAAGAGAATGTTGCGTATGGTTAATCAGTTGTTAGATTTTCAAAAAGCTGAAGCAGGAAGTTTAAAACTTTCACTGCAGCCGGGAGAGATTGTTTCATTTTGTCATGACATCTTTATTCTTTTTAATGATGAAGCAAGCAGAAGAAACATTGATTATACGTTTCACTCACAGGAAAAATATCTCTCATTTACATTCGATCACAATAAACTTGAGATCATCATATTTAATATTTTATCGAATGCATTTAAATTCACGCCTGTTGGGGGGCAGATTATATTCTACGTAAAGAAAAATGCAGATAAATCCTGTGAAATAAGCATTCGTGATAATGGAAGGGGAATTCCTGCCAATGAAATTGAAAAAATATTTGATCGCTTTTACAGGGGAAGGTCAGAAGATGCTACAACCATCTCCGGTACAGGAATCGGTCTTTCGTTTGTAAAAGAATTAACTGAACTGCACGGCGGAACGATCGTTGCTGAAAGTGATGGAACTCATGGAAGTTTGTTTACAGTAAAGTTGCCGCAGTCAAACGTTACTGAGTCGTTGTTGAATATTTCTGCAGAACCTTTGAATCATACCAGTCAAAACATTGAAACAACTTTAAATTCAGTTATTATGCCTGAAGAAAATGATCAGATCAGTCAGGAACATGATCTTCCAATTATCCTTGTGGTGGAAGATGAATCTGATATGCTGCAGTACATCTACGAGATTTTATCTCCGTCGTTTAAGGTAGTAACAGCAACAAACGGCAGAGAGGGTATTGAAAAAGCATTTGAAACCATTCCTGATTTGATTGTAAGTGATGTAATGATGCCCGAAGTAGATGGTATTGAGTTGTGTAAGAAGTTGAAGTCTGATAAAGACACATCGCATATTCCGATTATTCTGCTTACTGCATTGTCGGATTTGGCGCATCATGTACAAGGTATTCGTGAAGGAGCCGATGTGTATTTGCCCAAGCCGTTCAACTCACAGTTATTGCTGGTACATATTCATAACCTCATTAACTCAAGAAATACGCTGAAAGAATTTTATGCCAAACGCATTTTTCTCGGTACCGGAAATTTTGAAATAAAAACCTTTGAAGAGGAGTTTTTGGTAAAGCTGATGAAGCTGGTGGAAGAAAATATTTCGAACAGTAATTTTAATAACGATGATCTGGCTACGCTCATGTTTATGAGCCGATCAACGTTTTACCGGAAATTAAAAGCAGTAACTGGTATGTCGGGTAATGAGTTCATCCGAACCGCTCGGTTAAATTACGCAGCCAAACTATTAGAAAGCGGTAACTATTCAGTAACTGAGGCTGCATATGAAGCAGGGTTTAACGATATCAAGTATTTCAGAAAGCGTTTCCAGGAACAGTTTACCGTTTCTCCATCGGAATACAAAAAATAA